A genomic stretch from Deltaproteobacteria bacterium includes:
- a CDS encoding response regulator, translated as MIKLLVVDDAPFVREIVRHSLRATNIEIVGEAEDGHEAVALALRLRPDVILMDIVLPLKNGIDAAKEIISLIANQKVVAFSTNDTESIVMKALEAGCVSFLPKPFQRDQLILAIEEAAGSKTKGRDYAANE; from the coding sequence ATGATCAAGCTACTTGTCGTAGACGATGCTCCTTTTGTTCGTGAAATCGTGCGCCACTCGTTGCGAGCCACCAATATCGAAATAGTTGGCGAGGCCGAAGATGGCCATGAAGCCGTCGCTCTAGCTTTGCGGCTGAGACCTGATGTGATCTTGATGGATATAGTTCTTCCGTTAAAAAATGGCATTGATGCGGCAAAAGAAATTATTTCCTTGATCGCCAATCAAAAAGTAGTCGCATTTTCGACCAACGATACTGAGTCGATAGTAATGAAAGCGCTAGAGGCAGGCTGTGTTAGCTTTTTGCCGAAACCGTTTCAAAGAGATCAGTTAATTTTGGCGATTGAAGAAGCGGCAGGAAGCAAAACCAAGGGACGCGATTACGCGGCCAACGAGTAA